The Lysobacter sp. genome includes a window with the following:
- a CDS encoding histidine phosphatase family protein, whose product MRILLARHGETPWNAEGRYQGQEDIPLSPVGEAQARALGARLADVRIDRAVASPLVRAKTTAEFALGDPRKSQLMTDAGLMEIAHGTWEGLLASEIRDRDGERLQAWRDAPDTVLMPGAGGESLQMVFDRAWPAFARATEGLGDDDTLLVVAHDAVNRVLLCRLLGIPFAKLWTFRQAPTTLNLLEGPDVERLDIVRLNDCAHHTALFGEAVHRAL is encoded by the coding sequence ATGCGCATCCTCCTCGCACGTCACGGCGAAACGCCGTGGAACGCCGAAGGCCGCTATCAGGGCCAGGAAGACATCCCACTTTCGCCCGTGGGCGAAGCGCAGGCGCGCGCGCTCGGTGCGCGGCTTGCCGACGTCCGCATCGATCGCGCGGTCGCATCGCCGCTGGTCCGCGCGAAAACCACCGCCGAGTTCGCGCTCGGAGATCCGCGCAAATCACAGCTGATGACCGATGCCGGCCTGATGGAAATCGCGCATGGCACGTGGGAAGGCCTGCTTGCCAGCGAAATCCGCGATCGCGATGGCGAACGCCTGCAGGCGTGGCGCGACGCCCCCGACACCGTGCTGATGCCCGGTGCCGGAGGCGAATCGCTGCAGATGGTCTTCGATCGCGCGTGGCCGGCATTCGCACGCGCCACCGAAGGCCTCGGCGACGATGACACCCTGCTGGTGGTCGCGCACGATGCCGTCAACCGCGTGCTGCTGTGTCGTCTGCTCGGCATTCCGTTCGCGAAGCTGTGGACGTTCCGCCAGGCGCCGACCACGCTGAATCTGCTGGAAGGCCCGGATGTCGAACGGCTCGACATCGTCCGCCTCAACGACTGCGCGCACCACACCGCGCTGTTCGGCGAAGCGGTGCATCGGGCGTTGTAA
- the tdh gene encoding L-threonine 3-dehydrogenase, producing the protein MKALVKREAAKGIWMEQVPVPSPGANEVLIKLEKTAICGTDLHIYLWDEWSQRTIRPGLVIGHEFVGRIVELGPGVTGYRIGQRVSAEGHIVCGHCRNCRAGKQHLCPNTVGIGVNRNGAFAEYMTMPSSNLWPIPDQIPSELAAFFDPYGNAAHCALEFDVVGEDVLITGAGPIGVMAAGICKHIGARNVVVTDVNDYRLKLAADMGATRVVNVSKSSLKEVMADLHMEGFDVGLEMSGNPGAFNDMLDCMYHGGKIALLGILPRGAGIDWDKVIFKGLTMQGIYGRRMYETWYKMTQLVLSGFPLGKVLSHQLPIDEFQTGFDLMESGKSGKVVLSWN; encoded by the coding sequence ATGAAAGCCCTGGTGAAGCGCGAAGCCGCCAAAGGGATTTGGATGGAACAGGTGCCCGTGCCCTCTCCCGGCGCCAACGAAGTCCTGATCAAGCTGGAGAAAACCGCGATCTGCGGCACCGACCTCCACATCTATCTTTGGGACGAGTGGAGCCAGCGTACGATCAGACCCGGTCTGGTCATCGGCCATGAATTCGTCGGCCGTATCGTGGAGCTCGGCCCCGGCGTCACCGGCTACCGCATCGGTCAACGCGTGTCCGCCGAAGGTCACATCGTCTGCGGGCACTGCAGGAACTGCCGCGCCGGCAAACAGCATCTCTGCCCGAATACCGTCGGCATCGGCGTGAACCGCAACGGCGCCTTCGCCGAATACATGACGATGCCATCGAGCAATCTGTGGCCGATCCCCGACCAGATCCCCAGCGAACTGGCCGCGTTCTTCGACCCTTACGGCAACGCGGCGCACTGCGCGCTGGAGTTCGATGTCGTCGGCGAGGACGTGCTGATCACCGGTGCCGGCCCGATCGGCGTGATGGCCGCCGGCATCTGCAAACACATCGGCGCCCGCAATGTGGTGGTCACCGATGTGAACGATTATCGTTTGAAGCTCGCTGCGGACATGGGTGCGACCCGCGTCGTCAACGTCAGCAAGAGTTCGTTGAAGGAAGTGATGGCGGACTTGCACATGGAAGGCTTCGACGTAGGCCTGGAAATGAGCGGAAATCCCGGCGCTTTCAACGATATGCTCGACTGCATGTACCACGGCGGCAAGATCGCGCTGCTTGGCATCCTGCCCCGCGGTGCCGGAATCGATTGGGACAAGGTCATCTTCAAGGGGCTGACCATGCAGGGCATCTATGGACGCAGAATGTATGAAACCTGGTACAAGATGACGCAGCTTGTGTTGTCGGGCTTCCCACTGGGCAAGGTCCTGAGCCACCAACTGCCGATCGACGAGTTCCAGACCGGTTTCGATCTGATGGAGTCCGGAAAATCGGGCAAGGTCGTCCTCAGCTGGAACTGA
- a CDS encoding sporulation protein, producing the protein MDTGLKQRLIGAAVLVALAVIFLPMLVKGPAPDSGVSDVSIKMPDGPEGELETRELPLVMPGEVPKGGAVGMDTTPVDRPSTATAPTPTTAAAADPAATGADQPVSSDPAATASALPATAAGGDYAVHFGAYASQKGADTVVASAKAAQLPAYSEATTVNGKPAFRVRIGPYATRAEAESVRLKALEVRSDVPVKVVTLDAEPAPAVAPPQPVAAAETPKPVAAKPEPKPAETKPVAAKPAVVKPAETKPAQTKPAVPAKPPAPKPAVAPPAAAKVGFAVQLGAFSDAAEAGAMRERLRAAGFTAFTEAVNTDKGRLTRVRAGPVLDRAAADQLKSQIKAKTGIDGIVRPHP; encoded by the coding sequence ATGGACACTGGACTCAAGCAGCGCCTCATCGGCGCCGCCGTACTCGTTGCCCTTGCGGTGATTTTCCTGCCGATGCTGGTCAAAGGCCCGGCGCCCGACAGCGGCGTCTCGGACGTGTCGATCAAGATGCCCGACGGCCCGGAAGGCGAGCTCGAAACCCGTGAGTTGCCGCTGGTCATGCCCGGCGAAGTACCCAAGGGTGGTGCGGTCGGCATGGATACGACGCCGGTCGATCGGCCATCCACCGCTACTGCGCCCACGCCCACGACGGCAGCCGCTGCCGACCCGGCCGCGACCGGCGCCGATCAACCCGTGTCCTCCGATCCCGCAGCCACCGCATCTGCACTGCCTGCCACCGCTGCCGGCGGCGACTACGCCGTGCATTTCGGCGCGTATGCCAGCCAGAAGGGTGCCGACACCGTGGTCGCGTCGGCCAAGGCCGCGCAATTGCCGGCCTACAGCGAAGCCACGACCGTCAACGGCAAGCCAGCGTTCCGGGTGCGCATCGGCCCATACGCGACCCGGGCCGAAGCCGAATCGGTGCGATTGAAGGCGCTCGAAGTGCGCAGCGATGTGCCGGTGAAGGTGGTGACACTGGATGCCGAGCCTGCGCCGGCAGTCGCCCCGCCACAGCCAGTGGCTGCGGCTGAAACGCCGAAGCCAGTCGCTGCGAAGCCGGAGCCCAAGCCGGCCGAGACGAAGCCGGTTGCCGCGAAGCCAGCGGTGGTCAAACCGGCCGAAACGAAGCCTGCGCAAACCAAGCCTGCAGTGCCCGCGAAGCCGCCGGCACCGAAACCCGCCGTCGCGCCGCCCGCAGCCGCCAAGGTCGGATTCGCGGTGCAGCTCGGTGCGTTCAGCGACGCCGCCGAAGCCGGTGCGATGCGCGAGCGCCTCCGCGCCGCCGGCTTCACCGCCTTCACCGAGGCGGTGAACACCGACAAGGGCAGACTGACCCGCGTGCGCGCCGGCCCGGTGCTGGACCGTGCCGCAGCCGATCAGCTGAAGTCACAGATCAAAGCGAAAACGGGCATCGACGGTATCGTCCGCCCGCATCCGTAA
- a CDS encoding S46 family peptidase: MRRYGSTPTFLVAATLTAVAGALSSAAIPSAHAAEGMWVPQQLPEISGPLKAAGLKLTPKQLSDLAGDPLGAVVSLGGCTASFVSPQGLVTTNHHCAYGAIQLNSTAQKNLIRDGFNAATQAEELTAGPNARVFVLDRIDDVTPQVRQTIMAAPDALARSRARDTIEKRLVADCEAVPGYRCQFYSFAGGASYRLFRNIEIKDVRLVYAPPNSIGNYGGEVDNWMWPRHTGDFAFYRAYVGRDGKPAAYSPDNVPYKPKQWLKIADKPLAAGDFVMVAGYPGSTNRYALAGEFDNAADWTYPTVSRHNKALVAMIDAEGKKIPDIAVKYASIVRGWENTLKNYDGQLEGFQRMGASGIKAKQEEAVLTWLRKRNKAGMPPALEAYETLRALQAQTVATRERDLVLGRLGGNGVLSAAVQLYRLSIERAKPDAEREPGFQQRDYAGIEGGLRQMERRYHPTMDRELMRYWLDQYVRLPKEQRLQAMDAWLKGSDAKAISAVLKSLAATKLGNTDERLRWMNADRKAFESSKDPAIRYAVTMMPTLLRLEEARKSRAGDSMVARPVFLQAVAEYKKSRGEAVYPDANGSLRITFGNVTGYAKRDGSKQLPFTRLEEVAQKATGQEPFDAPQVQLDAIRAKRYGGLADPKLGTVPVNFLSDLDITGGNSGSPVLDAQGKLVGLAFDGNWESVSSNWVYDGTVNRMISLDQRYMRWIMQEVFPAPQLLQELGVPAKK, translated from the coding sequence ATGCGCCGTTATGGATCCACACCCACGTTTCTTGTCGCTGCGACCCTGACCGCCGTTGCCGGTGCGTTGTCGTCCGCCGCGATCCCGTCCGCCCATGCCGCCGAAGGGATGTGGGTTCCGCAGCAACTGCCCGAAATTTCAGGTCCGCTGAAGGCGGCTGGCCTCAAACTCACGCCCAAGCAGCTCAGTGATCTTGCCGGCGACCCGCTCGGCGCCGTCGTATCGCTGGGCGGGTGTACCGCCAGTTTCGTGTCGCCTCAGGGGCTCGTCACCACCAATCATCATTGCGCTTACGGCGCGATCCAGCTCAATTCGACGGCGCAGAAGAACCTGATCAGGGACGGCTTCAATGCCGCGACCCAGGCCGAGGAACTGACTGCCGGCCCGAATGCGCGGGTGTTCGTGCTCGATCGTATCGACGATGTCACGCCGCAAGTACGTCAGACCATCATGGCGGCGCCGGACGCGCTGGCGCGCAGCCGCGCCCGCGACACGATCGAAAAACGACTGGTCGCGGACTGCGAGGCGGTTCCGGGCTATCGCTGTCAGTTCTACAGTTTCGCCGGTGGCGCCAGCTACCGTCTGTTCCGCAACATCGAGATCAAGGACGTGCGCCTGGTCTATGCGCCGCCGAACAGCATCGGCAACTACGGCGGCGAAGTGGACAACTGGATGTGGCCGCGCCACACCGGCGACTTCGCGTTCTATCGCGCCTATGTCGGTCGCGACGGCAAGCCCGCCGCATATTCGCCGGACAACGTGCCGTACAAGCCGAAGCAATGGCTGAAGATCGCCGACAAGCCGCTTGCCGCTGGCGATTTCGTGATGGTCGCCGGCTACCCTGGCAGCACCAATCGCTATGCGCTGGCCGGTGAGTTCGACAACGCCGCCGATTGGACCTATCCCACCGTCAGTCGCCACAACAAGGCACTGGTCGCGATGATCGATGCCGAGGGCAAGAAAATCCCGGATATCGCCGTCAAGTACGCCAGCATCGTGCGCGGTTGGGAGAACACGCTCAAGAATTACGACGGTCAGCTCGAAGGCTTCCAGCGCATGGGCGCCTCCGGCATCAAGGCCAAGCAGGAAGAAGCCGTGCTGACGTGGCTGCGCAAGCGCAACAAGGCCGGCATGCCGCCCGCACTGGAAGCATACGAGACGCTGCGCGCGCTGCAGGCGCAGACCGTGGCGACCCGCGAACGCGATCTGGTGCTCGGGCGGCTCGGCGGCAACGGCGTGCTGAGTGCCGCAGTGCAGCTGTATCGCCTGTCGATCGAACGCGCCAAACCCGATGCCGAGCGTGAGCCCGGCTTCCAGCAGCGCGATTACGCTGGCATCGAGGGTGGATTGCGGCAGATGGAGCGTCGTTACCATCCGACGATGGACCGCGAGTTGATGCGTTACTGGCTCGATCAGTACGTGCGACTGCCGAAAGAGCAGCGTCTCCAGGCGATGGACGCGTGGCTGAAGGGCAGCGATGCCAAGGCGATCTCGGCGGTGCTGAAGTCGCTCGCCGCCACCAAGCTGGGCAACACCGATGAACGCCTGCGTTGGATGAACGCGGACCGCAAGGCTTTCGAGAGCAGCAAGGATCCTGCGATCCGCTATGCGGTAACCATGATGCCGACGCTGCTGCGGCTGGAAGAGGCGCGCAAATCGCGTGCCGGCGACAGCATGGTCGCGCGGCCGGTCTTCCTGCAGGCGGTGGCCGAATACAAGAAAAGCCGCGGTGAAGCGGTGTATCCCGATGCCAATGGCTCGCTGCGGATCACCTTCGGCAATGTCACGGGCTACGCCAAACGCGACGGCAGCAAACAGTTGCCGTTCACGCGCCTGGAGGAAGTCGCGCAGAAGGCGACCGGACAGGAGCCGTTCGATGCGCCGCAGGTGCAGCTCGATGCGATCCGCGCCAAGCGCTACGGCGGCCTGGCCGATCCGAAACTCGGCACGGTACCGGTGAATTTCCTCTCCGATCTCGATATCACCGGCGGCAACTCCGGTTCTCCGGTGCTGGATGCGCAGGGCAAGCTGGTCGGCCTGGCGTTCGACGGCAACTGGGAATCCGTCAGCTCCAACTGGGTGTACGACGGCACGGTCAATCGCATGATCTCGCTCGATCAGCGCTACATGCGCTGGATCATGCAGGAAGTGTTCCCGGCGCCGCAGCTGCTGCAGGAACTGGGCGTGCCTGCGAAGAAGTGA
- a CDS encoding phosphoglycerate dehydrogenase, translating to MKVLACDGIHEDGLAMFRDAGWTVEISDPIKDPAKLAVALADVDAVLVRSSTLITAESIEGAKQLKVIGRAGAGVDTIDVDAATAKGIAVMNAPDGNTLAAAEHAISLLFSLARHVPKADAGMKAGLWPKAGLTGFELEGKRLGVIGLGRIGSTVARKAQGIGMDVAAFDPFLPASAAGKGSVALKSLDELLAWADIITLHIPRTKETTNLIGEAQMRAMKKGAYLVNAARGGLVDEDALLRLLDEGHLAGAALDTFVTEPLQADSPLRAHPKLILTPHLGASTSEAQQAVSTILAKQIIDFAATGAVAGCVNLPPLTAEAAREVGPWMPLMSSLGRLAVRLVRAPTRLEITYAGRTEALDTRPLTRLLVAALLGTSSGRVTPVNALQEAAARGLTVAETVGGDGDGFDRLLRVRVVGDNRTREIEATLHRGPRVVRLDGVEIEFDPLAHVLLMRNEDRPGMIGQVGSQLGAAGVNIINFALGAAGDGQARAAITVDKPLTDAQIAVLKAVPGVLSIQQV from the coding sequence ATGAAAGTACTGGCATGCGACGGAATCCACGAAGACGGTCTGGCGATGTTTCGCGACGCCGGTTGGACCGTCGAAATCTCCGATCCGATCAAAGACCCCGCCAAACTGGCCGTCGCACTCGCCGACGTCGATGCGGTGCTCGTGCGTTCGTCGACGCTGATCACGGCCGAATCCATCGAAGGCGCGAAGCAGTTGAAGGTGATCGGCCGCGCCGGTGCAGGCGTCGATACCATCGACGTCGATGCCGCCACGGCGAAGGGCATCGCGGTGATGAACGCGCCCGATGGCAACACGCTCGCCGCCGCCGAGCACGCGATTTCGCTGCTGTTTTCGCTGGCGCGCCATGTGCCCAAGGCCGACGCGGGCATGAAGGCCGGGTTGTGGCCCAAAGCCGGTTTGACCGGTTTCGAACTCGAAGGCAAGCGTCTCGGTGTCATCGGCCTCGGCCGCATCGGCAGCACCGTCGCGCGCAAGGCGCAGGGCATCGGCATGGATGTGGCCGCGTTCGATCCGTTCCTGCCGGCTTCGGCCGCGGGCAAAGGCAGCGTCGCGCTGAAATCGCTGGACGAACTGCTGGCGTGGGCCGACATCATCACCCTGCATATCCCGCGCACCAAAGAAACCACCAACCTCATCGGCGAAGCGCAGATGCGCGCGATGAAGAAGGGCGCGTATCTGGTCAACGCCGCGCGCGGCGGTCTGGTCGACGAAGATGCGTTGCTGCGCCTGCTCGACGAAGGCCATCTTGCCGGAGCCGCGCTCGATACCTTCGTCACCGAGCCGCTGCAGGCCGATTCGCCTTTGCGCGCGCATCCGAAGTTGATCCTCACCCCGCATCTCGGCGCATCGACGAGCGAAGCGCAGCAGGCGGTGAGCACGATCCTCGCGAAACAGATCATCGATTTCGCGGCCACCGGCGCGGTTGCCGGCTGCGTCAACCTGCCGCCGCTCACTGCCGAGGCCGCGCGTGAAGTGGGACCATGGATGCCGCTGATGTCGTCGCTCGGTCGCCTTGCGGTGCGTCTGGTGCGCGCGCCGACGCGTCTGGAAATCACCTATGCCGGGCGGACGGAAGCGCTGGACACCCGCCCGCTGACGCGCCTGCTGGTGGCGGCGTTGCTCGGTACATCCTCGGGCCGCGTCACCCCGGTGAATGCGCTGCAGGAAGCCGCTGCGCGTGGATTGACGGTGGCCGAAACCGTCGGCGGCGATGGCGACGGTTTCGATCGTCTGCTGCGCGTGCGCGTGGTCGGCGACAACCGCACCCGCGAGATCGAAGCCACGCTGCATCGCGGTCCGCGCGTGGTGCGCCTGGACGGCGTCGAGATCGAATTCGATCCGCTCGCGCACGTGCTGTTGATGCGCAACGAGGATCGCCCCGGCATGATCGGTCAGGTCGGTTCCCAGCTCGGCGCGGCTGGCGTGAACATCATCAACTTCGCGCTGGGTGCCGCCGGCGATGGCCAGGCGCGCGCCGCGATCACCGTCGACAAGCCCTTGACCGATGCACAGATCGCGGTACTGAAAGCAGTGCCGGGCGTGTTGTCGATCCAGCAGGTCTGA
- a CDS encoding response regulator, with amino-acid sequence MPKILICDDSAAELANLRSILTDAGWHSVTASNGSEAVQKAAVEKPSLIFLDIIMPDMDGYEACRQLQSNPDTKAIPVVFVSSKNQKADHIWAKMQGGKALIGKPYSADQILDTLKAYG; translated from the coding sequence ATGCCCAAGATCCTCATCTGCGACGATTCCGCCGCCGAACTCGCCAACCTCCGCAGCATTCTCACCGACGCCGGCTGGCATTCGGTCACCGCCTCCAACGGCAGCGAGGCCGTGCAGAAAGCCGCTGTCGAGAAACCGTCGCTGATTTTCCTGGACATCATCATGCCGGACATGGACGGCTACGAAGCCTGCCGGCAGTTGCAGTCGAACCCCGACACCAAAGCGATCCCGGTGGTGTTCGTCTCCAGCAAGAACCAGAAGGCCGACCATATCTGGGCGAAGATGCAGGGTGGCAAAGCGCTCATCGGCAAGCCTTACTCCGCCGACCAGATCCTCGACACACTGAAGGCCTACGGCTGA
- a CDS encoding DUF3224 domain-containing protein, whose protein sequence is MPQVKGEFDVRRSAEPGCDLGDGMEAMHNRFDKMFHGPLDAISVVHMLAVMTPTPGSAAYVAVERIVGTLEGRAGAFCMHHTGVMDRGTPSLIVSVVPDSGTEALTGLRGTLAIDIVDGKHLYTFDYALPA, encoded by the coding sequence ATGCCCCAGGTCAAAGGCGAGTTCGACGTCCGTCGCAGCGCGGAACCCGGCTGCGACCTCGGCGATGGCATGGAAGCGATGCACAACCGCTTCGACAAGATGTTCCATGGGCCGCTGGACGCCATCAGCGTCGTGCATATGCTCGCGGTCATGACACCGACACCGGGCTCTGCCGCATACGTGGCGGTGGAGCGCATCGTCGGCACGCTCGAGGGGCGTGCCGGCGCGTTCTGCATGCACCACACCGGAGTCATGGATCGGGGCACACCGTCGCTGATCGTGTCGGTGGTCCCGGATTCCGGCACCGAAGCACTGACCGGGCTGCGCGGCACGCTCGCGATCGACATCGTCGACGGCAAGCATCTCTATACCTTCGACTATGCCCTGCCCGCCTGA
- a CDS encoding response regulator, whose translation MTYSVALCGLTARDSRLLEIVINRANSGRHTFHASQAENASSPRVAIVDASSPLSLEMYQSLRQRCPNLLAVTISDHGMAGDTRYRIERKSLFLQVMRVLEDLAEHEFTGTKVSSHPTLTAQQTQTASSLAAATDSAFVAGKAGQPQPLSALVVDDSLTVREQMRMALERLGIACDQADSAEAAMQLLQHNSYNLAFLDVVMPGTDGYELCRKIKHNSYTRLMPVLMLTSRSSPFDRARGALSGCDSYLTKPITWDTFSQAVDKALMKHFRNDRAQMIARGYRT comes from the coding sequence ATGACCTACTCGGTAGCGCTTTGCGGATTGACCGCCCGGGACTCGCGGCTCCTCGAAATCGTGATCAACCGCGCAAACAGCGGGCGACATACCTTCCACGCATCCCAGGCCGAAAACGCGTCGTCTCCCCGTGTCGCCATCGTCGACGCCAGCTCGCCGCTTTCCCTTGAGATGTACCAGAGTCTCCGCCAGCGCTGTCCGAACCTGTTGGCGGTCACGATCTCGGACCACGGCATGGCGGGCGATACCCGTTACCGGATCGAGCGCAAGTCTTTGTTCCTGCAGGTCATGCGGGTCCTGGAAGACTTGGCGGAGCATGAATTCACCGGGACCAAGGTCAGCTCCCATCCCACATTGACCGCACAGCAGACCCAAACCGCCTCGTCGCTGGCCGCCGCCACCGACAGCGCCTTCGTCGCCGGCAAGGCCGGGCAGCCGCAGCCGCTCAGCGCCCTGGTCGTCGACGACAGTTTGACCGTGCGCGAACAGATGCGGATGGCGCTGGAGCGCCTGGGCATCGCCTGCGACCAGGCCGACAGCGCCGAAGCGGCCATGCAGTTGCTGCAGCACAACAGCTACAACCTCGCCTTCCTCGACGTGGTCATGCCCGGTACCGACGGTTACGAGCTCTGCCGCAAGATCAAGCACAACAGCTACACCCGGCTGATGCCGGTCCTGATGCTCACCAGTCGCTCTTCGCCGTTCGACCGCGCCCGCGGCGCGCTCTCGGGCTGCGACAGCTATCTGACCAAGCCGATCACCTGGGACACCTTCAGCCAGGCGGTCGACAAGGCGCTGATGAAGCACTTCCGCAACGACCGCGCGCAGATGATCGCCCGCGGCTACCGGACCTGA
- the folC gene encoding bifunctional tetrahydrofolate synthase/dihydrofolate synthase, whose amino-acid sequence MTTRTLSDWLGYIERQHPKTIAMGLERVRAVAERMALPRPARHVITIAGTNGKGSTVAFIEAIARAAGWRVGAYTSPHLLRYNERVRIDGEDVDDASLVAAFEAVEAARGDAALTYFEYGTLAALWLFAGRDLDIAILEVGLGGRLDAVNLVDADVAAITTVDLDHQDWLGDTIETIGLEKAGIARAWKPLVLGDDDPPSSVLGHAYAIGASAVRIGCDFFFERIEDDPQHWRWREIGCELELPMPQLAAPVQLRNAAVAIAALRALPVDLPEAAFIAGVRDAQIAARLQRFVRDGVEIVVDVGHNPQAARALAAWLEASPVAGPTHAVFAALGDKDIAGVIAALEGRIDRWWLAGLADAGPRGLSVDAFAERLAGTAAADGVRCPEVAHALAAARHEAVPGARILVFGSFHTAAAALDALATA is encoded by the coding sequence ATGACAACCCGCACCCTCTCCGATTGGCTCGGCTACATCGAGCGCCAGCACCCGAAAACGATTGCAATGGGACTGGAGCGCGTTCGCGCCGTCGCCGAACGCATGGCGTTGCCCAGGCCCGCGCGCCATGTCATCACGATTGCAGGCACCAACGGCAAGGGCTCGACGGTCGCGTTCATCGAAGCCATCGCCCGCGCTGCGGGTTGGCGGGTCGGCGCCTACACCTCGCCGCATCTGCTGCGCTACAACGAACGCGTGCGCATCGATGGCGAAGACGTCGACGACGCATCGCTGGTCGCCGCGTTCGAGGCGGTCGAAGCCGCGCGCGGCGACGCTGCGCTCACCTATTTCGAATACGGCACGCTCGCCGCTTTGTGGCTGTTCGCAGGCCGCGATCTGGATATTGCCATTCTCGAAGTCGGCCTCGGTGGCCGACTCGATGCGGTGAATCTTGTCGATGCCGATGTCGCCGCGATCACCACGGTCGACCTCGACCATCAGGATTGGCTCGGCGATACCATCGAGACCATCGGCCTCGAGAAGGCGGGCATCGCCCGCGCCTGGAAGCCGCTGGTGCTGGGCGACGACGACCCGCCGTCGAGCGTGCTGGGCCATGCCTATGCCATCGGTGCATCGGCGGTGCGGATCGGCTGTGATTTCTTTTTCGAGCGCATCGAAGACGATCCGCAGCACTGGCGCTGGCGCGAGATCGGCTGCGAACTCGAACTGCCGATGCCGCAGCTGGCCGCGCCGGTGCAACTGCGCAATGCCGCCGTGGCGATCGCCGCGCTGCGTGCGCTGCCGGTGGATCTGCCGGAGGCTGCGTTCATCGCGGGTGTGCGCGATGCGCAGATCGCGGCGCGGCTGCAGCGGTTCGTGCGCGACGGCGTCGAGATCGTGGTCGATGTCGGCCACAACCCGCAGGCGGCGCGTGCGTTGGCGGCGTGGCTGGAGGCGTCGCCGGTCGCCGGCCCCACGCACGCGGTGTTCGCAGCCTTGGGCGACAAGGATATCGCCGGCGTGATCGCGGCGCTGGAAGGGCGGATCGACCGCTGGTGGCTGGCCGGACTGGCCGATGCCGGACCGCGCGGGCTGAGCGTGGATGCGTTCGCCGAACGGCTCGCGGGTACGGCAGCGGCGGATGGGGTCCGGTGTCCCGAAGTCGCGCATGCCTTGGCCGCCGCGCGTCATGAGGCTGTCCCGGGCGCACGGATTCTGGTGTTCGGCTCGTTCCATACCGCCGCCGCCGCGCTGGACGCGCTCGCCACGGCCTGA